GGATAGCATTCAAAAAACTCAGCCCCCTCCAAGCCCCAGGTAAAATCGGGACTGCTGCGGCACAGCGCCAGAAGCAAGCCCAGTCAATGCCTTCAACCTCGAACTCTCGCATTTCAACCGTCGCACCCACATGTTGCGCTGCATCGCTCCCAAATTAAGCATACTCTATCCCGCGCAAACCAGGCCCCCAGATAATGTGGCGTCACAGAGGTCGTTGCTGCGGTCCCATTCCGCTTGGGGCCGGCGCCGAGTCAAAATGATAAGCTTCCAGCTCCCAGGAGAGACATTTGGCTACCGTCTTTTGCTTCCCCAAGCCTGAGCTCCCAACTAAAACACCAGGCTGTACTCATGTGTGGCCTCTTTCATCTCAACCCAACTCAACACCAGACAGGTGAACTCGCGCCATCACCGGCATGGAGAACCCCACACTctacaacccaaccaacattacccacctctccaacctcagcaTATCTTACCTTGCAGATGTGCTTCTCGCCAAAGGCAACAATGCCACCCGCGACGGCTTCGGCTGCCGACCCGCCTCCTTGATCCTTCCGCTTGACAATTTATCCATTTTGGAACTCGAACCCAACCCTGATATCCACATGAACCTCACCGTGGGGGTCAATCCGACCCAGCTTGATCCCGGGGTCTCTCAGCTGAGGGATATGGCGAGGGGTCTTTTTCCTTATCCTCTGAATGAGTCTGGCGTCGGAGATGTCGTCAATTGGTGGACTGACAACACCGAAAACCACCCAGCTGACACCAAGCGGTTCTTGGGCGCTGTGGTCAACATGTGTGGAGGAGAGTACTGCCGCTCAGGAAAAGTCACTGTCGGCAACCCAGATATTGTCGGGATAGGGGTATGTTCCTTACCCAACATCATCGCTTAGCACCCTGACTGACATCACCACAGATGATAGTAGCCATAGGAATGCTCCTCTGCCTCACCGTTGCCTTCTCCCTCTTATCCTTCGGCCCTTTGATCGACGTCGTTGCCCGCGCCCCTTACACCACCCGCAAAACCCGCTTCTCCCTCCGCGTCTCCTGCATCGGCACCGTCGACGAGCTCTTTTCCGCCGTGTTTGTCTTTGCCCTGGCCGTCATAGTCTCAACGTTTGTCTTTCGCTACCGAACCGACACCCGCTTCGATGCGCTCATGGCCAACGCGCTAAGCCAGCTCTGCAGCACCACTGTCATCATGCTCGCCGCGGTGTACTGGTGTCACAACCAGCACCGGCCGCACGCCACCGGGTCGGTGTTTCTCATTGCGGTCCTCACCATCGCCCTGTACGTCACCCATGCAGGAGTTGCAAACATGAGGGCGAGTGAAGCCGAGATGGCATGCGGCATAGGCAAACAGAGGGTCAGTCTTATGAAAGGTGACCCCTTTGACATGGAGAAATTCCACTTTGTTCCCGTGGGCTTTGGGAGCTGGTTTCTGGCCTTGATTGGTGCCGTGTTTCACCACCCGTGGATGAATAGGTTCAGGCCGACCAAAGACAACAAGATGATTTGGAGGATCCTGTGGAAGACGGTGGGCAGCTTCCCTACCGTGTTCGGCCTGATTGGACTGGCCGTATACATGGCGTATTTTATGAATACGTGGCagctgatgaaggagaaTTACGGAAAGACTTTTAGTCAGAATGTCAAAGAGTGGGGTTTTGGACAGTATCTGGCTGTGTTTACCTGGGTGCCGCCGATTCTGACGTTTGGGCACTTGTTTATCTCtgggatggagaaggcgattGAGCAGAGGTTGCCGTATGGATGGACGGCCGTTAAACTCCACGGTTCAGTCGACTACCGCGGTGATGATAGGAAGGATGATGATCAGGGGGGGAGTAATTGGACAGGAAGCCGGAGCTCGCGAAGTCGCGTGCGGGAGGTGGACAGTTTGGCACAGAGGCACGAGATGGGGGAATTGTTGAACACATCACCAAAGACGAAGACAGCGACGCCGCAGGAGATGATTTACCCATTTCCCGAACAGAGGCCGGGGCAAGTGGCGAGTCCAATCATCCCGTTTCCAGAGGGTCCTGGGCAGATGCCAACAGCGTATACGCCAGGGAGTTTGTATGATCCGGCGCATCCTCAAGAGCCCCCGAGATTCGCATATAACAATGGGGCGGGTCTGGAAGCCAACACCGGGTATCCTGCCACGCCTACGGACGCGCCTGGCTATTATGAGCCACGGCATTGATGTACGACTACTGTATTGGTGTTATAAATATTGGGTATACCCGGTTGGAGACAGGAGTCTGGAAAGAAGGGGGCATATGCCAAGATTTTGCTAGATTTACCAAGAGATCCTACTACATTTCACTCTACCACCACACCCCTAGGCTGCCTACTCATGTAACCTCCAATAATTCTCCCCCACGTGCTTCCCATCCAGCACCCGTCTAAAAATCTCATGATTAAACTTGGACACCGAATCCGGTCCTACCCCAGGCGAGTCCCACATGGCAAACACCACATCGGTCCACCAATCCACCGCAAActcatcctccctcaacacctccaaccaGCACAACGCCACATCCTCGGCCGGGTTCTTGTACCTCCTCCCGCACCCCACCGCCCCAAGAACCAACCTAGTATGCCTGTGCATCCCCGCCACCCTCAGcgtcaacctcatcctcatcttgaGCCTTTCTCTGTCAGTATACCGATGAAAGCCTGCTtcggcctcgtcctccccagcTCAGCAGGCACCATGTAGGTTTTTGTCTCGGGGCGGTACTGCGCCCTCATCGTGATGGCCGCCACGACGGGCAAATTCTCGAGGTGGTCCAGATCGAGGAAGCGATCGGACGTGTCCCGACGAACAACTTGAACGTACGGACTGTAGAGCACAGAGGTGTTCATTCCCACCGGGTGCCGCCCCCGTTCTAGACTCATCCCGAGAGAAGTCCTATGACACAGACTCTCGCTCTGGGAGAAATCCCCGTGTCTACTACCCCGCCTCTCGTTCCTGGAGGGGCGGTCGACGTCGCTAAAGTTGAGGATTAATGGCCTGAACCGGACTGGCTGTCCgtctttggggagggggggtgggtcccgctcggggagggagagggccgCTTCTAGGGTGTCCATGTTGACTACTTTGACAGTTACTTGTGGGTTTTTGGCCGGGCGGATGGAGGGGTCGAggcgggtggtgttggtgaagtCGAATTGTTCGCATGTTTGGGCGTGGGAGGTGCGGCCGAGGcgggtgaggatggaggggaggacgcGGCGGGTTTCGGGGCTGAGGGCGGTGAGGTGGGcgcggaggatggggttgatggaggggtcgaTTTGGGGCGGGGGCtcgaggggggggaggggggatctGACTtgtttggcgggggaggaggggagaccGCGACCGCGGCCGCGACTTGGACCTGGACCCGTGGGAACAGAGGGCTCGGAGGGTTCAGAGTAGTCGGTTACTGACTCTACGTagggggc
The sequence above is a segment of the Podospora pseudoanserina strain CBS 124.78 chromosome 5, whole genome shotgun sequence genome. Coding sequences within it:
- a CDS encoding hypothetical protein (EggNog:ENOG503PUGY) yields the protein MENPTLYNPTNITHLSNLSISYLADVLLAKGNNATRDGFGCRPASLILPLDNLSILELEPNPDIHMNLTVGVNPTQLDPGVSQLRDMARGLFPYPLNESGVGDVVNWWTDNTENHPADTKRFLGAVVNMCGGEYCRSGKVTVGNPDIVGIGMIVAIGMLLCLTVAFSLLSFGPLIDVVARAPYTTRKTRFSLRVSCIGTVDELFSAVFVFALAVIVSTFVFRYRTDTRFDALMANALSQLCSTTVIMLAAVYWCHNQHRPHATGSVFLIAVLTIALYVTHAGVANMRASEAEMACGIGKQRVSLMKGDPFDMEKFHFVPVGFGSWFLALIGAVFHHPWMNRFRPTKDNKMIWRILWKTVGSFPTVFGLIGLAVYMAYFMNTWQLMKENYGKTFSQNVKEWGFGQYLAVFTWVPPILTFGHLFISGMEKAIEQRLPYGWTAVKLHGSVDYRGDDRKDDDQGGSNWTGSRSSRSRVREVDSLAQRHEMGELLNTSPKTKTATPQEMIYPFPEQRPGQVASPIIPFPEGPGQMPTAYTPGSLYDPAHPQEPPRFAYNNGAGLEANTGYPATPTDAPGYYEPRH
- a CDS encoding hypothetical protein (COG:S; EggNog:ENOG503NW0I), whose protein sequence is MLPSAIDIYALPIGPTPAPSPARAEGSNRRPPLPSGRPPPLIARRPVPISKTDPVYGDRRSPPTIRRSPPTMRCSPPAPGLRPQSLPASKTYSPCPFVPPGNLPSSTGLPSSTTSPLPQPAPRTPRGTPPTPRPSPPSPLRRVSPSRGRGRGLPSSPAKQVRSPLPPLEPPPQIDPSINPILRAHLTALSPETRRVLPSILTRLGRTSHAQTCEQFDFTNTTRLDPSIRPAKNPQVTVKVVNMDTLEAALSLPERDPPPLPKDGQPVRFRPLILNFSDVDRPSRNERRGSRHGDFSQSESLCHRTSLGMSLERGRHPVGMNTSVLYSPYVQVVRRDTSDRFLDLDHLENLPVVAAITMRAQYRPETKTYMVPAELGRTRPKQAFIGILTEKGSR